Proteins from a genomic interval of Peromyscus leucopus breed LL Stock chromosome 12, UCI_PerLeu_2.1, whole genome shotgun sequence:
- the LOC114698401 gene encoding keratin-associated protein 19-1-like → MCHYSSYYGGRGHGHGGINGLGYGHGGFSGLRYGHGGVNGYGFHHRGFNGLGYGYGCGGGSSHRLGNHYGFGGYGYGSGYGNHRYGYFHPSSFGRYGFSSFY, encoded by the coding sequence ATGTGCCACTACAGCAGCTACTATGGAGGCCGAGGCCATGGCCACGGAGGTATCAATGGACTGGGCTATGGCCATGGCGGCTTTAGTGGCCTGCGATATGGCCATGGAGGTGTCAATGGCTATGGCTTCCACCATAGAGGCTTCAATGGCTTGGGCTATGGCTATGGGTGTGGAGGTGGCAGCTCCCACAGACTGGGCAACCATTATGGCTTTGGAGGCTATGGATATGGTTCTGGCTATGGAAACCACAGATACGGTTACTTCCATCCCTCATCTTTTGGGAGATATGGCTTCTCCAGCTTCTACTGA